Within Bdellovibrio bacteriovorus HD100, the genomic segment AGTGCGGGAGTTGCTGTGCAACTCACCCGTTTTAAATCCGAAGTAGCCATCATCATTTCCACAGTGACGGTGCTGTCTTCGATGGCCCTGATTCAGAGTTCGGAGTCTTTGACCTTTCTTCGCTTGGCACCGCTGTCCCTGGTGGAATGGAGTGCCGGTGTCGTTGTCGTGGGACTGCTGACCGGCATTCTGGCGTGGTCCCGCAGATTGTTTCAATGCATTCCAGGATGAATCATATTTCCTTCTGTTTTTGCAGTGCCATACTCTACGTTTAAAAAGGAGTGTTTATGGCGAATCTACCTAATCCATGGCGTGAAAGATCTTTGGCTAATCCCTTCAGAGAATTTGGCCGACACCAGGAGCGTATTGACCGATTGTTGAATGAGCTGATGGAGCTGAGAAGCGGGACCCTGGGTGAAGACATGAGTCTTATGCCTTCCAGCGAACTCGTCGAAGAAGAAAAGAATTACCTTCTGAAAGTCGACCTTCCTGGAATCAAAAAAGAAGATGTGAAGGTTGAGGTGGAAGGGGATCGTCTGACCATACGGGCTGAAAGACGATCCGAGAAAGAGGAAAAGAGTAAAAAGAGATACTTCTCTGAAATCTCTTACGGATCCTGCATGCGAAGCTTTGCTCTGCCCCAGTCGATCGACGAAAAGAAAGTGGATGCAAAGTTTGAAAATGGGGTGTTGTCAGTGACAATTCCAAAAACCACAGAATCAAAAAGCAAGCAGATCTCGGTTCATTGATTCAAAATGGGCCGGATGTTGCTTGCAATAGCCGGCTCTTCATTTCCGGAGAGTTCTATGAAAAAGAAAATAGGCCTCTTTCTTATTTTTGTCGGCTCTTTAGTTTCATCAAGCGCTCTTGCCAAAGAGGTTCTGCTCGATGTGCGCACACCTGATGAATATTCCCAAAGTTACTTGCCCGGAGCCATCAATATCGATGTGTTGGACAAGAACTTTCGGACTCGGGTGTCTGAATTGAACCGTGATGACGGTTATAAAGTTTATTGCAGATCAGGCAAGCGGGCCACCCAGGCTGTGACGGTCATGCGGGAACTGGGTTTTAAAACTGTCACCAATTTGGGTGGCTATGAGGAAGCCCAGCGCCGCCTCAATCTGAAGCCTGTGCACCCAAAGTGATGATGCGGCTCTTTTACCGCAAGCCAGTGCCGGGATAGTCGTACTGTCGCAGGTATTCGTAGAGTTCCTTTTTGTCTTCCCCCGTTCCGACGATGGTCTGCATTTCTTCCAAGGCCCGAAACATGAGATTCAGGCGTCGCTGATCGGCATCAATAATTCTGCTGGTGAGTTCATTGATGTCTTTGGATTTGAATTTTTTAGTGGCTGCTTCCTTGAACAAGAGGGACTTCATCTGGCCAATTTCTTTTCGGATCTGTCGGGAGTCAGCATAGGTTCTCAGGTACAAGGCATTGAGTTTGGTTCTTTGTTCCGTCGTCATTCCGGGAGCCGAGGAAAAGACATCTGCGGCCCGTTGGGCTATTTCTTCCGGGGTGTCGGCGGGCCTTTCGGACTTGATACGTTGATCCAGATCTGTGGCTTCTTTGGATTTGGAGGCACAGCCGGCGATTGTCAGAAAAGTTGCGATTGTAAGGGCACAGGGTTTCAACATATTCTTCTCCTGGATTTGTCAGGTCAACAAGGACCGGGAATAAAAAATCTGGATGATCTCTTTGGGAAGTTCGCGCTCCAGCTTTCTGATCTCGCTTGACGAGACAGCTTTGGACAGGGCTCGCCAGAACCCCTGCAGCAGTTCCTGGGCCTTTTTAGGCGTAACTTTGAAGTTCTTCTGAGTCTGTTCCAGAATAAGTGTGGCAGTAATGGATCTGTCAGCCGGTGAAACTTCTGAAAGCAATTGCATTTGCAGTTCGTGCGGCAGCTGAGCCAAAAGTTTCGTGCCTGGTTTTTCAGGAACTCGTCCCAGGATCATTGTCAAAGACTCCAGGGCCAGCCTTTTGGCGCTCACCCGGCTGAGGCCGGTGTTTTCCGTGATGGACT encodes:
- a CDS encoding rhodanese-like domain-containing protein — encoded protein: MKKKIGLFLIFVGSLVSSSALAKEVLLDVRTPDEYSQSYLPGAINIDVLDKNFRTRVSELNRDDGYKVYCRSGKRATQAVTVMRELGFKTVTNLGGYEEAQRRLNLKPVHPK
- a CDS encoding Hsp20/alpha crystallin family protein, giving the protein MANLPNPWRERSLANPFREFGRHQERIDRLLNELMELRSGTLGEDMSLMPSSELVEEEKNYLLKVDLPGIKKEDVKVEVEGDRLTIRAERRSEKEEKSKKRYFSEISYGSCMRSFALPQSIDEKKVDAKFENGVLSVTIPKTTESKSKQISVH